Proteins encoded within one genomic window of Macaca fascicularis isolate 582-1 chromosome 16, T2T-MFA8v1.1:
- the WNK4 gene encoding serine/threonine-protein kinase WNK4 isoform X9, with translation MLAPPATEATVPMSQTEADLALRPPPPLATAGQPRLGPPPRRARRFSGKAEPRPRSSRVSRRSSVDLGLLSSWSLPPSPAPEPPDPPDSSGPGPARSPPPSSKETSEGTWTKGAPVKAAEDSARPKLPDSAVDPGSREPLRVPEAVALERRREQEEKEDMETQAVATSPDGRYLKFDIEIGRGSFKTVYRGLDTDTTVEVAWCELQTRKLSRAERQRFSEEVEMLKGLQHPNIVRFYDSWKSVLRGQVCIVLVTELMTSGTLKTYLRRFREMKPRVLQRWSRQILRGLHFLHSRVPPILHRDLKCDNVFITGPTGSVKIGDLGLATLKRASFAKSVIGTPEFMAPEMYEEKYDEAVDVYAFGMCMLEMATSEYPYSECQNAAQIYRKVTSGRKPNSFYKVKIPEVKEIIEGCIRTDKNERFTIQDLLAHAFFREERGVHVELAEEDDGEKPGLKLWLRMEDARRGGRPRDNQAIEFLFQLGRDAAEEVAQEMVALGLVCEADYQPVARAVRERVAAIQRKREKLRKARELEALPPEPGPPPATVPMAPGPPSAFPPEPEEPEADQHQPFLFRHASYSSTTSDCETDGYLSSSGFLDASDPALQPPGGVPSSPAESHLCLPSAFALSIPRSGPGSDFSPGDSYASDAASGLSDVGEGMGQMRRPPGRNLRRRPRSRLRVTSVSDQNDRVVECQLQTHNSKMVTFRFDLDGDSPEEIAAAMVYNEFILPSERDGFLRRIREIIQRVETLLKRDTGPMEAAEDTLSPQEEPAPLPALPIPLPDPSNAELQSSNSLEHRSWAAFSTSSSPGTPLSPGNPFSPGTPIFPGPIFPIASPPCHPSPSPFSPISSQVSSNPSPHPTSSPLPFSSSTPEFPVPLSQFPRSSLPMTSPPTFSPTCSQVTLSPPFFPPCPSTPSLPSTTAAPLLSLASAFSLAVMTVAQSLLSPSPGLLSQSPPAPPSPLPSLPLPPPLAPGGQESPSPHTAEVENEASPPPARPLPGEARLAPISEEGKPQLVGRFQVTSSKEPAEPLPLQPTSPTLSGSPKPSTPQLTSESSDTEDSAGAGPETREALAESDRAAEGLGAGVEEEGDDGKEPPVGGSPPPLSHPSPVWMNYSYNSLCLSSEESESSGEDEEFWAELQSLRQKHLSEVETLQTLQKKEIEDLYSRLGKQPPPGIVAPAAMLSSRQRRLSKGSFPTSRRNSLQRSEPPGPGIMRRNSLSGSSTGSQEQRASKGVTFAGDVGRM, from the exons ATGTTGGCACCCCCGGCCACGGAGGCCACCGTCCCCATGTCCCAGACTGAGGCCGACCTGGCGCTGCGGCCCCCGCCGCCTCTTGCCACCGCGGGGCAGCCCCGCCTCGGGCCCCCTCCTCGCCGAGCGCGCCGCTTCTCCGGGAAGGCTGAGCCTCGGCCGCGCTCTTCTCGTGTCAGCCGCCGTAGCTCAGTCGACTTGGGGCTGCTGAGCTCTTGGTCCCTGCCACCCTCACCCGCTCCGGAACCCCCCGATCCTCCGGACTCCTCTGGTCCTGGCCCCGCAAGGAGCCCACCGCCTAGCTCCAAAGAAACCTCCGAGGGCACGTGGACCAAGGGAGCCCCTGTGAAGGCTGCAGAAGACTCCGCGCGTCCCAAGCTTCCGGACTCTGCAGTGGACCCGGGGTCCAGGGAGCCGCTGAGGGTCCCTGAAGCTGTGGCCCTAGAGCGGCGGCGGgagcaggaagaaaaggaggacaTGGAGACCCAGGCTGTGGCAACGTCCCCCGATGGCCGATACCTCAAGTTTGACATCGAGATTGGACGTGGCTCCTTCAAGACGGTGTATCGAGGGCTAGACACCGACACCACAGTGGAGGTGGCCTGGTGTGAGCTGCAG ACTCGGAAACTATCTAGAGCTGAGCGGCAGCGCTTCTCAGAGGAGGTGGAGATGCTCAAGGGGCTGCAGCACCCCAACATCGTCCGCTTCTACGATTCGTGGAAGTCAGTGCTGAGGGGCCAGGTTTGCATCGTGTTGGTCACCGAACTCATGACCTCGGGCACACTTAAGAC GTACCTGAGGCGGTTCCGGGAGATGAAGCCGCGAGTCCTTCAGCGCTGGAGCCGCCAAATCCTGCGGGGACTTCATTTCCTACACTCCCGGGTTCCTCCCATCCTGCACCGGGATCTCAAGTGCGACAATGTCTTTATCACGGGCCCTACTGGCTCCGTCAAAATCGGGGACCTGGGCCTGGCCACGCTCAAGCGCGCCTCCTTTGCCAAGAGTGTCATCG GGACCCCGGAATTCATGGCCCCCGAGATGTACGAGGAAAAGTACGATGAGGCCGTGGACGTGTACGCGTTCGGCATGTGCATGCTGGAGATGGCCACCTCTGAGTACCCGTACTCCGAGTGCCAGAATGCCGCGCAAATCTACCGCAAGGTCACTTCG GGCAGAAAGCCGAACAGCTTCTACAAGGTGAAGATACCCGAGGTGAAGGAGATCATTGAAGGCTGCATCCGCACGGATAAGAACGAGAG GTTCACCATCCAGGACCTCCTGGCCCACGCCTTCTTCCGCGAGGAGCGCGGTGTGCATGTGGAACTAGCGGAGGAGGACGACGGCGAGAAGCCGGGCCTCAAGCTCTGGTTGCGCATGGAGGACGCGCGGCGTGGGGGGCGCCCACGGGACAACCAGGCTATCGAGTTCCTGTTCCAACTGGGCCGGGACGCGGCCGAGGAGGTGGCACAGGAGATG GTAGCTCTGGGCTTGGTCTGTGAAGCCGATTACCAGCCAGTGGCCCGTGCAGTACGTGAACGGGTTGCCGCCATCCAGCGAAAGCGTGAGAAGCTGCGTAAAGCAAGGGAATTGGAGGCACTCCCACCAGAGCCAGGACCTCCACCAGCAACTGTGCCCATGGCTCCCGGTCCCCCCAGTGCTTTCCCCCCTGAACCTGAGGAGCCAGAGGCAGACCAGCACCAGCCCTTCCTTTTCCGCCACGCCAGCTACTCATCTACCACCT CGGATTGCGAGACTGATGGCTACCTCAGCTCCTCCGGCTTCCTGGATGCCTCAGACCCTGCCCTTCAGCCCCCTGGGGGGGTGCCATCTAGCCCAGCTGAGTCCCATCTCTGCCTGCCCTCG GCTTTTGCCCTATCCATTCCACGTTCTGGCCCTGGAAGTGACTTTTCCCCTGGGGACAG CTATGCCTCAGATGCAGCTTCAGGCCTTAGCGATGTGGGAGAAGGGATGGGACAAATGAGGAGACCCCCAGGGAGGAATCTCCGGCGCAGACCCCGATCCCGGCTGCGGGTCACTAGT GTCTCAGACCAGAATGACAGAGTGGTTGAGTGCCAGCTACAGACCCATAACAGCAAGATGGTGACCTTCCGATTTGATCTGGATGGGGACAGCCCGGAAGAGATTGCAGCTGCCATG GTGTATAACGAGTTCATTCTGCCCTCGGAGCGAGATGGATTTCTCAGACGGATTCGGGAGATTATCCAGCGAGTGGAGACCCTGTTGAAGAGAGACACTGGCCCCATGGAGGCTGCTGAAGACACCCTAAGCCCCCAG GAGGAGCCAGCACCATTACCTGCCCTGCCCATCCCTCTCCCAGACCCATCCAATG CAGAGCTCCAGAGCAGCAACTCCCTGGAGCACAGGAGCTGGGCAGCCTTCTCCACCTCATCTTCTCCTGGAACTCCTTTGTCTCCTGGAAACCCATTTTCCCCTGGAACCCCCATTTTCCCAGGTCCCATCTTCCCCATCGCTTCTCCCCCATGTCATCCTAGCCCTTCCCCATTCTCCCCCATTTCTTCCCAGGTCTCCTCAAATCCCTCTCCACACCCCACCAGCTCTCCACTTCCATTCTCCTCCAGCACACCTGAGTTTCCAGTCCCACTCTCTCAGTTTCCCCGGAGTTCTCTCCCCATGACTTCTCCACCTACATTCTCTCCCACTTGTTCTCAGGTCACTCTTAGTCCCCCTTTCTTTCCTCCATGCCCCTccactccttccctcccctccaccacagcagcccctctcctctctctggctAGTGCATTCTCACTGGCTGTGATGACTGTGGCCCAGTCCCTGCTGTCCCCCTCGCCCGGGCTCCTTTCCCAATCTCCTCCAGCCCCTCCTAGTCCCCTCCCTAGCCTGCCGCTTCCCCCTCCCCTTGCTCCTGGTGGCCAGGAGAGTCCTTCACCCCACACAGCTGAGGTGGAGAATGAG GCCTCGCCACCTCCTGCTCGGCCTCTCCCAGGGGAAGCCAGGCTGGCGCCCATCTCTGAAG AGGGAAAGCCGCAGCTTGTTGGGCGTTTCCAAGTGACTTCATCCAAGGAACCAGCTGAGCCTCTTCCCCTGCAGCCAACATCCCCCACTCTCTCCGGTTCTCCGAAACCTTCAACCCCTCAGCTTACTTCAGAGAGCTCAGACACAGAGGACAGTGCTGGAGCCGGGCCAGAGACCAGGGAAGCTCTGGCTGAGAGCGACCGTGCAGCTGAGGGTCTGGGGGCTGGAGTTGAGGAGGAAGGAGATGATGGGAAGGAACCCCCAGTTGGGGGCAGCCCCCCACCCCTGAGCCATCCCAGCCCAGTGTGGATGAACTACTCCTACAACAGCCTGTGTCTGAGCAGCGAGGAGTCAGAAAGCAGTGGGGAAGATGAGGAGTTCTGGGCTGAGCTGCAGAGTCTTCGGCAGAA GCACTTGTCAGAGGTGGAAACACTACAGAcactacagaaaaaagaaattgaagatttGTACAGCCGGCTGGGGAAGCAGCCCCCACCGGGTATTGTGGCCCCAGCTGCTATGCTGTCCAGCCGCCAGCGCCGCCTCTCCAAGGGCAGCTTCCCCACCTCCCGCCGCAACAGCCTACAGCGCTCTGAGCCCCCAGGCCCTG GCATCATGCGAAGGAACTCCCTGAGTGGCAGCAGCACCGGCTCCCAGGAGCAGCGGGCAAGCAAGGGGGTGACATTCGCCGGGGATGTTGGCAGGATG tGA
- the WNK4 gene encoding serine/threonine-protein kinase WNK4 isoform X10, translating to MLAPPATEATVPMSQTEADLALRPPPPLATAGQPRLGPPPRRARRFSGKAEPRPRSSRVSRRSSVDLGLLSSWSLPPSPAPEPPDPPDSSGPGPARSPPPSSKETSEGTWTKGAPVKAAEDSARPKLPDSAVDPGSREPLRVPEAVALERRREQEEKEDMETQAVATSPDGRYLKFDIEIGRGSFKTVYRGLDTDTTVEVAWCELQTRKLSRAERQRFSEEVEMLKGLQHPNIVRFYDSWKSVLRGQVCIVLVTELMTSGTLKTYLRRFREMKPRVLQRWSRQILRGLHFLHSRVPPILHRDLKCDNVFITGPTGSVKIGDLGLATLKRASFAKSVIGTPEFMAPEMYEEKYDEAVDVYAFGMCMLEMATSEYPYSECQNAAQIYRKVTSGRKPNSFYKVKIPEVKEIIEGCIRTDKNERFTIQDLLAHAFFREERGVHVELAEEDDGEKPGLKLWLRMEDARRGGRPRDNQAIEFLFQLGRDAAEEVAQEMVALGLVCEADYQPVARAVRERVAAIQRKREKLRKARELEALPPEPGPPPATVPMAPGPPSAFPPEPEEPEADQHQPFLFRHASYSSTTSDCETDGYLSSSGFLDASDPALQPPGGVPSSPAESHLCLPSAFALSIPRSGPGSDFSPGDSYASDAASGLSDVGEGMGQMRRPPGRNLRRRPRSRLRVTSVSDQNDRVVECQLQTHNSKMVTFRFDLDGDSPEEIAAAMVYNEFILPSERDGFLRRIREIIQRVETLLKRDTGPMEAAEDTLSPQEEPAPLPALPIPLPDPSNELQSSNSLEHRSWAAFSTSSSPGTPLSPGNPFSPGTPIFPGPIFPIASPPCHPSPSPFSPISSQVSSNPSPHPTSSPLPFSSSTPEFPVPLSQFPRSSLPMTSPPTFSPTCSQVTLSPPFFPPCPSTPSLPSTTAAPLLSLASAFSLAVMTVAQSLLSPSPGLLSQSPPAPPSPLPSLPLPPPLAPGGQESPSPHTAEVENEASPPPARPLPGEARLAPISEEGKPQLVGRFQVTSSKEPAEPLPLQPTSPTLSGSPKPSTPQLTSESSDTEDSAGAGPETREALAESDRAAEGLGAGVEEEGDDGKEPPVGGSPPPLSHPSPVWMNYSYNSLCLSSEESESSGEDEEFWAELQSLRQKHLSEVETLQTLQKKEIEDLYSRLGKQPPPGIVAPAAMLSSRQRRLSKGSFPTSRRNSLQRSEPPGPGIMRRNSLSGSSTGSQEQRASKGVTFAGDVGRM from the exons ATGTTGGCACCCCCGGCCACGGAGGCCACCGTCCCCATGTCCCAGACTGAGGCCGACCTGGCGCTGCGGCCCCCGCCGCCTCTTGCCACCGCGGGGCAGCCCCGCCTCGGGCCCCCTCCTCGCCGAGCGCGCCGCTTCTCCGGGAAGGCTGAGCCTCGGCCGCGCTCTTCTCGTGTCAGCCGCCGTAGCTCAGTCGACTTGGGGCTGCTGAGCTCTTGGTCCCTGCCACCCTCACCCGCTCCGGAACCCCCCGATCCTCCGGACTCCTCTGGTCCTGGCCCCGCAAGGAGCCCACCGCCTAGCTCCAAAGAAACCTCCGAGGGCACGTGGACCAAGGGAGCCCCTGTGAAGGCTGCAGAAGACTCCGCGCGTCCCAAGCTTCCGGACTCTGCAGTGGACCCGGGGTCCAGGGAGCCGCTGAGGGTCCCTGAAGCTGTGGCCCTAGAGCGGCGGCGGgagcaggaagaaaaggaggacaTGGAGACCCAGGCTGTGGCAACGTCCCCCGATGGCCGATACCTCAAGTTTGACATCGAGATTGGACGTGGCTCCTTCAAGACGGTGTATCGAGGGCTAGACACCGACACCACAGTGGAGGTGGCCTGGTGTGAGCTGCAG ACTCGGAAACTATCTAGAGCTGAGCGGCAGCGCTTCTCAGAGGAGGTGGAGATGCTCAAGGGGCTGCAGCACCCCAACATCGTCCGCTTCTACGATTCGTGGAAGTCAGTGCTGAGGGGCCAGGTTTGCATCGTGTTGGTCACCGAACTCATGACCTCGGGCACACTTAAGAC GTACCTGAGGCGGTTCCGGGAGATGAAGCCGCGAGTCCTTCAGCGCTGGAGCCGCCAAATCCTGCGGGGACTTCATTTCCTACACTCCCGGGTTCCTCCCATCCTGCACCGGGATCTCAAGTGCGACAATGTCTTTATCACGGGCCCTACTGGCTCCGTCAAAATCGGGGACCTGGGCCTGGCCACGCTCAAGCGCGCCTCCTTTGCCAAGAGTGTCATCG GGACCCCGGAATTCATGGCCCCCGAGATGTACGAGGAAAAGTACGATGAGGCCGTGGACGTGTACGCGTTCGGCATGTGCATGCTGGAGATGGCCACCTCTGAGTACCCGTACTCCGAGTGCCAGAATGCCGCGCAAATCTACCGCAAGGTCACTTCG GGCAGAAAGCCGAACAGCTTCTACAAGGTGAAGATACCCGAGGTGAAGGAGATCATTGAAGGCTGCATCCGCACGGATAAGAACGAGAG GTTCACCATCCAGGACCTCCTGGCCCACGCCTTCTTCCGCGAGGAGCGCGGTGTGCATGTGGAACTAGCGGAGGAGGACGACGGCGAGAAGCCGGGCCTCAAGCTCTGGTTGCGCATGGAGGACGCGCGGCGTGGGGGGCGCCCACGGGACAACCAGGCTATCGAGTTCCTGTTCCAACTGGGCCGGGACGCGGCCGAGGAGGTGGCACAGGAGATG GTAGCTCTGGGCTTGGTCTGTGAAGCCGATTACCAGCCAGTGGCCCGTGCAGTACGTGAACGGGTTGCCGCCATCCAGCGAAAGCGTGAGAAGCTGCGTAAAGCAAGGGAATTGGAGGCACTCCCACCAGAGCCAGGACCTCCACCAGCAACTGTGCCCATGGCTCCCGGTCCCCCCAGTGCTTTCCCCCCTGAACCTGAGGAGCCAGAGGCAGACCAGCACCAGCCCTTCCTTTTCCGCCACGCCAGCTACTCATCTACCACCT CGGATTGCGAGACTGATGGCTACCTCAGCTCCTCCGGCTTCCTGGATGCCTCAGACCCTGCCCTTCAGCCCCCTGGGGGGGTGCCATCTAGCCCAGCTGAGTCCCATCTCTGCCTGCCCTCG GCTTTTGCCCTATCCATTCCACGTTCTGGCCCTGGAAGTGACTTTTCCCCTGGGGACAG CTATGCCTCAGATGCAGCTTCAGGCCTTAGCGATGTGGGAGAAGGGATGGGACAAATGAGGAGACCCCCAGGGAGGAATCTCCGGCGCAGACCCCGATCCCGGCTGCGGGTCACTAGT GTCTCAGACCAGAATGACAGAGTGGTTGAGTGCCAGCTACAGACCCATAACAGCAAGATGGTGACCTTCCGATTTGATCTGGATGGGGACAGCCCGGAAGAGATTGCAGCTGCCATG GTGTATAACGAGTTCATTCTGCCCTCGGAGCGAGATGGATTTCTCAGACGGATTCGGGAGATTATCCAGCGAGTGGAGACCCTGTTGAAGAGAGACACTGGCCCCATGGAGGCTGCTGAAGACACCCTAAGCCCCCAG GAGGAGCCAGCACCATTACCTGCCCTGCCCATCCCTCTCCCAGACCCATCCAATG AGCTCCAGAGCAGCAACTCCCTGGAGCACAGGAGCTGGGCAGCCTTCTCCACCTCATCTTCTCCTGGAACTCCTTTGTCTCCTGGAAACCCATTTTCCCCTGGAACCCCCATTTTCCCAGGTCCCATCTTCCCCATCGCTTCTCCCCCATGTCATCCTAGCCCTTCCCCATTCTCCCCCATTTCTTCCCAGGTCTCCTCAAATCCCTCTCCACACCCCACCAGCTCTCCACTTCCATTCTCCTCCAGCACACCTGAGTTTCCAGTCCCACTCTCTCAGTTTCCCCGGAGTTCTCTCCCCATGACTTCTCCACCTACATTCTCTCCCACTTGTTCTCAGGTCACTCTTAGTCCCCCTTTCTTTCCTCCATGCCCCTccactccttccctcccctccaccacagcagcccctctcctctctctggctAGTGCATTCTCACTGGCTGTGATGACTGTGGCCCAGTCCCTGCTGTCCCCCTCGCCCGGGCTCCTTTCCCAATCTCCTCCAGCCCCTCCTAGTCCCCTCCCTAGCCTGCCGCTTCCCCCTCCCCTTGCTCCTGGTGGCCAGGAGAGTCCTTCACCCCACACAGCTGAGGTGGAGAATGAG GCCTCGCCACCTCCTGCTCGGCCTCTCCCAGGGGAAGCCAGGCTGGCGCCCATCTCTGAAG AGGGAAAGCCGCAGCTTGTTGGGCGTTTCCAAGTGACTTCATCCAAGGAACCAGCTGAGCCTCTTCCCCTGCAGCCAACATCCCCCACTCTCTCCGGTTCTCCGAAACCTTCAACCCCTCAGCTTACTTCAGAGAGCTCAGACACAGAGGACAGTGCTGGAGCCGGGCCAGAGACCAGGGAAGCTCTGGCTGAGAGCGACCGTGCAGCTGAGGGTCTGGGGGCTGGAGTTGAGGAGGAAGGAGATGATGGGAAGGAACCCCCAGTTGGGGGCAGCCCCCCACCCCTGAGCCATCCCAGCCCAGTGTGGATGAACTACTCCTACAACAGCCTGTGTCTGAGCAGCGAGGAGTCAGAAAGCAGTGGGGAAGATGAGGAGTTCTGGGCTGAGCTGCAGAGTCTTCGGCAGAA GCACTTGTCAGAGGTGGAAACACTACAGAcactacagaaaaaagaaattgaagatttGTACAGCCGGCTGGGGAAGCAGCCCCCACCGGGTATTGTGGCCCCAGCTGCTATGCTGTCCAGCCGCCAGCGCCGCCTCTCCAAGGGCAGCTTCCCCACCTCCCGCCGCAACAGCCTACAGCGCTCTGAGCCCCCAGGCCCTG GCATCATGCGAAGGAACTCCCTGAGTGGCAGCAGCACCGGCTCCCAGGAGCAGCGGGCAAGCAAGGGGGTGACATTCGCCGGGGATGTTGGCAGGATG tGA
- the WNK4 gene encoding serine/threonine-protein kinase WNK4 isoform X11, which yields MLAPPATEATVPMSQTEADLALRPPPPLATAGQPRLGPPPRRARRFSGKAEPRPRSSRVSRRSSVDLGLLSSWSLPPSPAPEPPDPPDSSGPGPARSPPPSSKETSEGTWTKGAPVKAAEDSARPKLPDSAVDPGSREPLRVPEAVALERRREQEEKEDMETQAVATSPDGRYLKFDIEIGRGSFKTVYRGLDTDTTVEVAWCELQTRKLSRAERQRFSEEVEMLKGLQHPNIVRFYDSWKSVLRGQVCIVLVTELMTSGTLKTYLRRFREMKPRVLQRWSRQILRGLHFLHSRVPPILHRDLKCDNVFITGPTGSVKIGDLGLATLKRASFAKSVIGTPEFMAPEMYEEKYDEAVDVYAFGMCMLEMATSEYPYSECQNAAQIYRKVTSGRKPNSFYKVKIPEVKEIIEGCIRTDKNERFTIQDLLAHAFFREERGVHVELAEEDDGEKPGLKLWLRMEDARRGGRPRDNQAIEFLFQLGRDAAEEVAQEMVALGLVCEADYQPVARAVRERVAAIQRKREKLRKARELEALPPEPGPPPATVPMAPGPPSAFPPEPEEPEADQHQPFLFRHASYSSTTSDCETDGYLSSSGFLDASDPALQPPGGVPSSPAESHLCLPSAFALSIPRSGPGSDFSPGDSYASDAASGLSDVGEGMGQMRRPPGRNLRRRPRSRLRVTSVSDQNDRVVECQLQTHNSKMVTFRFDLDGDSPEEIAAAMVYNEFILPSERDGFLRRIREIIQRVETLLKRDTGPMEAAEDTLSPQEEPAPLPALPIPLPDPSNAELQSSNSLEHRSWAAFSTSSSPGTPLSPGNPFSPGTPIFPGPIFPIASPPCHPSPSPFSPISSQVSSNPSPHPTSSPLPFSSSTPEFPVPLSQFPRSSLPMTSPPTFSPTCSQVTLSPPFFPPCPSTPSLPSTTAAPLLSLASAFSLAVMTVAQSLLSPSPGLLSQSPPAPPSPLPSLPLPPPLAPGGQESPSPHTAEVENEASPPPARPLPGEARLAPISEEGKPQLVGRFQVTSSKEPAEPLPLQPTSPTLSGSPKPSTPQLTSESSDTEDSAGAGPETREALAESDRAAEGLGAGVEEEGDDGKEPPVGGSPPPLSHPSPVWMNYSYNSLCLSSEESESSGEDEEFWAELQSLRQKHLSEVETLQTLQKKEIEDLYSRLGKQPPPGIVAPAAMLSSRQRRLSKGSFPTSRRNSLQRSEPPGPGIMRRNSLSGSSTGSQEQR from the exons ATGTTGGCACCCCCGGCCACGGAGGCCACCGTCCCCATGTCCCAGACTGAGGCCGACCTGGCGCTGCGGCCCCCGCCGCCTCTTGCCACCGCGGGGCAGCCCCGCCTCGGGCCCCCTCCTCGCCGAGCGCGCCGCTTCTCCGGGAAGGCTGAGCCTCGGCCGCGCTCTTCTCGTGTCAGCCGCCGTAGCTCAGTCGACTTGGGGCTGCTGAGCTCTTGGTCCCTGCCACCCTCACCCGCTCCGGAACCCCCCGATCCTCCGGACTCCTCTGGTCCTGGCCCCGCAAGGAGCCCACCGCCTAGCTCCAAAGAAACCTCCGAGGGCACGTGGACCAAGGGAGCCCCTGTGAAGGCTGCAGAAGACTCCGCGCGTCCCAAGCTTCCGGACTCTGCAGTGGACCCGGGGTCCAGGGAGCCGCTGAGGGTCCCTGAAGCTGTGGCCCTAGAGCGGCGGCGGgagcaggaagaaaaggaggacaTGGAGACCCAGGCTGTGGCAACGTCCCCCGATGGCCGATACCTCAAGTTTGACATCGAGATTGGACGTGGCTCCTTCAAGACGGTGTATCGAGGGCTAGACACCGACACCACAGTGGAGGTGGCCTGGTGTGAGCTGCAG ACTCGGAAACTATCTAGAGCTGAGCGGCAGCGCTTCTCAGAGGAGGTGGAGATGCTCAAGGGGCTGCAGCACCCCAACATCGTCCGCTTCTACGATTCGTGGAAGTCAGTGCTGAGGGGCCAGGTTTGCATCGTGTTGGTCACCGAACTCATGACCTCGGGCACACTTAAGAC GTACCTGAGGCGGTTCCGGGAGATGAAGCCGCGAGTCCTTCAGCGCTGGAGCCGCCAAATCCTGCGGGGACTTCATTTCCTACACTCCCGGGTTCCTCCCATCCTGCACCGGGATCTCAAGTGCGACAATGTCTTTATCACGGGCCCTACTGGCTCCGTCAAAATCGGGGACCTGGGCCTGGCCACGCTCAAGCGCGCCTCCTTTGCCAAGAGTGTCATCG GGACCCCGGAATTCATGGCCCCCGAGATGTACGAGGAAAAGTACGATGAGGCCGTGGACGTGTACGCGTTCGGCATGTGCATGCTGGAGATGGCCACCTCTGAGTACCCGTACTCCGAGTGCCAGAATGCCGCGCAAATCTACCGCAAGGTCACTTCG GGCAGAAAGCCGAACAGCTTCTACAAGGTGAAGATACCCGAGGTGAAGGAGATCATTGAAGGCTGCATCCGCACGGATAAGAACGAGAG GTTCACCATCCAGGACCTCCTGGCCCACGCCTTCTTCCGCGAGGAGCGCGGTGTGCATGTGGAACTAGCGGAGGAGGACGACGGCGAGAAGCCGGGCCTCAAGCTCTGGTTGCGCATGGAGGACGCGCGGCGTGGGGGGCGCCCACGGGACAACCAGGCTATCGAGTTCCTGTTCCAACTGGGCCGGGACGCGGCCGAGGAGGTGGCACAGGAGATG GTAGCTCTGGGCTTGGTCTGTGAAGCCGATTACCAGCCAGTGGCCCGTGCAGTACGTGAACGGGTTGCCGCCATCCAGCGAAAGCGTGAGAAGCTGCGTAAAGCAAGGGAATTGGAGGCACTCCCACCAGAGCCAGGACCTCCACCAGCAACTGTGCCCATGGCTCCCGGTCCCCCCAGTGCTTTCCCCCCTGAACCTGAGGAGCCAGAGGCAGACCAGCACCAGCCCTTCCTTTTCCGCCACGCCAGCTACTCATCTACCACCT CGGATTGCGAGACTGATGGCTACCTCAGCTCCTCCGGCTTCCTGGATGCCTCAGACCCTGCCCTTCAGCCCCCTGGGGGGGTGCCATCTAGCCCAGCTGAGTCCCATCTCTGCCTGCCCTCG GCTTTTGCCCTATCCATTCCACGTTCTGGCCCTGGAAGTGACTTTTCCCCTGGGGACAG CTATGCCTCAGATGCAGCTTCAGGCCTTAGCGATGTGGGAGAAGGGATGGGACAAATGAGGAGACCCCCAGGGAGGAATCTCCGGCGCAGACCCCGATCCCGGCTGCGGGTCACTAGT GTCTCAGACCAGAATGACAGAGTGGTTGAGTGCCAGCTACAGACCCATAACAGCAAGATGGTGACCTTCCGATTTGATCTGGATGGGGACAGCCCGGAAGAGATTGCAGCTGCCATG GTGTATAACGAGTTCATTCTGCCCTCGGAGCGAGATGGATTTCTCAGACGGATTCGGGAGATTATCCAGCGAGTGGAGACCCTGTTGAAGAGAGACACTGGCCCCATGGAGGCTGCTGAAGACACCCTAAGCCCCCAG GAGGAGCCAGCACCATTACCTGCCCTGCCCATCCCTCTCCCAGACCCATCCAATG CAGAGCTCCAGAGCAGCAACTCCCTGGAGCACAGGAGCTGGGCAGCCTTCTCCACCTCATCTTCTCCTGGAACTCCTTTGTCTCCTGGAAACCCATTTTCCCCTGGAACCCCCATTTTCCCAGGTCCCATCTTCCCCATCGCTTCTCCCCCATGTCATCCTAGCCCTTCCCCATTCTCCCCCATTTCTTCCCAGGTCTCCTCAAATCCCTCTCCACACCCCACCAGCTCTCCACTTCCATTCTCCTCCAGCACACCTGAGTTTCCAGTCCCACTCTCTCAGTTTCCCCGGAGTTCTCTCCCCATGACTTCTCCACCTACATTCTCTCCCACTTGTTCTCAGGTCACTCTTAGTCCCCCTTTCTTTCCTCCATGCCCCTccactccttccctcccctccaccacagcagcccctctcctctctctggctAGTGCATTCTCACTGGCTGTGATGACTGTGGCCCAGTCCCTGCTGTCCCCCTCGCCCGGGCTCCTTTCCCAATCTCCTCCAGCCCCTCCTAGTCCCCTCCCTAGCCTGCCGCTTCCCCCTCCCCTTGCTCCTGGTGGCCAGGAGAGTCCTTCACCCCACACAGCTGAGGTGGAGAATGAG GCCTCGCCACCTCCTGCTCGGCCTCTCCCAGGGGAAGCCAGGCTGGCGCCCATCTCTGAAG AGGGAAAGCCGCAGCTTGTTGGGCGTTTCCAAGTGACTTCATCCAAGGAACCAGCTGAGCCTCTTCCCCTGCAGCCAACATCCCCCACTCTCTCCGGTTCTCCGAAACCTTCAACCCCTCAGCTTACTTCAGAGAGCTCAGACACAGAGGACAGTGCTGGAGCCGGGCCAGAGACCAGGGAAGCTCTGGCTGAGAGCGACCGTGCAGCTGAGGGTCTGGGGGCTGGAGTTGAGGAGGAAGGAGATGATGGGAAGGAACCCCCAGTTGGGGGCAGCCCCCCACCCCTGAGCCATCCCAGCCCAGTGTGGATGAACTACTCCTACAACAGCCTGTGTCTGAGCAGCGAGGAGTCAGAAAGCAGTGGGGAAGATGAGGAGTTCTGGGCTGAGCTGCAGAGTCTTCGGCAGAA GCACTTGTCAGAGGTGGAAACACTACAGAcactacagaaaaaagaaattgaagatttGTACAGCCGGCTGGGGAAGCAGCCCCCACCGGGTATTGTGGCCCCAGCTGCTATGCTGTCCAGCCGCCAGCGCCGCCTCTCCAAGGGCAGCTTCCCCACCTCCCGCCGCAACAGCCTACAGCGCTCTGAGCCCCCAGGCCCTG GCATCATGCGAAGGAACTCCCTGAGTGGCAGCAGCACCGGCTCCCAGGAGCAGCGG tGA